The Dermacentor andersoni chromosome 1, qqDerAnde1_hic_scaffold, whole genome shotgun sequence genomic interval caggccgtagtgggcaactccggaaatttggaccatctggggttttttaacgtgcacctaaatctaagtacacgggtgttttcacatttcaccccctTCGATTCGGAGTCATGATTGTTGctgctgcattttgcacatgctgctttgcctCTGCAAGAAGGAGAGGCATGGCCAAACCTTTGACACTTAAAACATTGTCTCGGATTGGGAACATACGGCCTGACATTGACCTTGACAGAGCCAGCCTCAAGGGAACTGGGCAATGCGCTGGTGGCAAATATAGGGATGACATGCTTTGTGGGAATCTTTTGGTTGTTTTGTCTAAAAAATTATTTTCATGGTCACTGCTGGACTAACTGCTAACTGCATCCCATGACCCACCAATCTATACGTCACTAGCAAACTGTGTTGTAGGCTCACAAACAGTGCAGCCAACATGCATCCTTCCTGCAGTTTTATTACTTGGGTAGATAAGCCTTGCAACAGACAAATCTATAAATGCCACAACTCTTTCAACATGGTTGTGCcagccagtgaaaaaaaaagggagatgACATTAAGCACATTAATGAGCTATTCAAAAACAATGCTAAACGTTAATTTGAAATGCTTAAGGTGTCGCTTGAAACACAACTTGCCTGCTTCTGTGATGCAGTAAGTTTTGTATATTGACAAGACTAAAACACAAAAGCTGCAATGGTTTGTACGCTGCTTCTCTGACAAATATTCCAGTGTGAATTAAGTGGAATAAGCCTGGCATAATACAATGATGCTGTTCAACTGATTCTATTATCAATGTCAATGCAAATGGTTGATCCCTGCAGTGCCTAAACCGGAGCAATGTTGTCCAAGGTCAAGAATATTGCCTTCAGTGGCAGTTGAATGGCTCAGCCTGTGGATTTGCACACTTCCCATTAATTTAATGTTACAGAGTAGGCAAAGACATTGACAGATGGGCAGCAGAAGCCCCATGAAATGAGCAAAACTCCCATCCCTAAAGTGAGGCATGCTAGAAGTTATGACATGTAAAAGTGGAAGTGTCACTGAGAGACACCAGGCCATTACTCGAGGCCAGTAACCAAAAGGCAGACAGAATATGTTTAAAATTAACTGGTACAGAACTGTATTTTATTATCTGTATTGTTAAATGCTATGCAATCGATAGGAATACAGAAGCAATACTTTTCTATGGCACCGTATCATCAAGGTATCTTGAATGCCATTATTCAAGCAAACTAAAGCTGATAAGTTTGGTGCCATGCAAGGGAAATGTGAAAATGAAGCGAACATTAATAACTCACCAGCATGCCAGCATCCAAGAAAATGCACTTTGAGAACTGTGTCAGCCGCCAGGCATGGAGTTTGGTGTACGAGACACCAATGTCTGGCTGTTCCAAAAGGGCAAGTTTAGTAGTACCTTGCGTCCCAAGAGAACGGACCGAGAGCACCACATTGAAGACACATGACAGCAGGTGCCTGTAATCACAAGTCTCAAATGCAACTGCAGCCTAGCCAGTTTGCTGCACTTTAATCTTTAACAGGATTCACCCCATTCAAAGTTACATGAACAGTTGCTATGGTTGCCTCAAACTGGATATAATTAGACATATGTTACAAATAGAAAAAATCATGGCTATGGCAATACTGCATCTTACAAAATTTTAATAAAAAGCTGCATACAGTGAAGCTAAACTAATCTCAATTTGTCTTGTACTCCAAAGTGCTTTAAGAATTAATATGACGTCAACTTTCACAAATTTGGCACCAGTTAATTCAATGATCTTCTAAAGTTTCAAAAGATGCCCATGGTTTGCAATTAAAGAGTTCAGTATTTTCAACTTGAAACATTGAATATTGTGTTATTATAACCAGGGTGGACTGCCAGTGACTAGATTTACCAGTCACAACAAAAGCAATGATCATGCTCAAATAATTGTGGAGGCACTGTCGAACACTTCACAGCGCAGTGCAACAGTGTCAACGTCAAAGGTGGAAACAGTTTTTGCTTAAGCTCATTGCATGCACACTGCAAAAAAGGTTTCTATGTAGAAAACACTGACATGAACAGAAGTGATGACGATGCACAACATCACCGGACCAGTAACTGAACATGTAATACTCGTTTTGGCACTTAGTATAGCACAAAACCAGTgaactgctgtttctttttttcttttgtcatgcCAATAGTTTGTTTCTTAGGCTGACAGACTGGTTTTGCGCAGGTagcctttttctttctctgttagTAGAACTGAAGGTATACTGATACATTCTACCAACGGTAAAGAGGAAACGGGCCACCTGTTTGTGCAAAACCAGTTCTTCAGCTTAAGAAATGGACTATCGgcatgacaaaagaaaaaaaagggcactTCACTGGTTGTGTTTTGTGCTACAGTATGTGTCAAAATGTGTTGTGCATCTTCAGCCTTTCTGTACATGTCAGTGTTTTATGCATAAAACCTTTTCTTGCAATAAAATATAGGTGAGAAGACCAGGTTACAGAGCACATATGGGTCACAAGATCAAATTTTCAAATACATAATTTGGATGACAGATAATTTGAACACTTTTCCGTATCCCAACAAGGTCAAATTAGAGGACATCTACCAAATTTGAAAAACCTGATACATAAGGTATGAGAGATAAATTAGTGAAGGGAGAGCACATATCTTCAAATAAGCCTGCAGGGGCTAATGCACACACTGACAAGATGAGCACTTTAAAAAAGCAGAAAATTTTCACTGCTTCAAATTCTTGTAACTTGTTGGCCAAATGCATTTCAGTGCCATTAAACTTCTTTAAATGATGACACATGCTTTTATTGCAGCAATGTTGCAGTGCAAAAGTCCAAATGCTTTATGTTTGGCAACATCCATGAATGATTTTCGAATCTTTAAAACACACACATTACTGACAGtacctgctgttttttttttctttgtccaagGCACAGACGTGTTAACACAATCTAATTCATTCATAATCAAATAATTACACATACCTGACAATTCGCCAGAGGAGTAGTTAAATAGCTAATAAACCCTTATGCCACATTgttcaaaaaaaattttattgcacTGCTGCTAGAGTTAAGCAGGCATATTTTGGTGCTAGCATTATTgaataaaacaaaaatgtaaagcTGGTGAGCAAAAGCCCACTTTTTGAACAACCAACCTGAATGCATGAGACACGCCATCAGTCACCAAGACGACAAGAGACCGAGAGGTTCTGGAGAGCCACAGCGAATTTCCCAGAACAAGGCATAGCATAGCACTGAGGTCGCTGTTTGCCATGGTAACATAAGCTTGATCTCGTACGCTTGGCACTGCTGGTTCTGGGATAAGGGGCTGAATCAGATCAGTCATCCAATCTGAACTGAGAGACTGCTTTCGTCTAGGCCCACCATGTTCTGCAAGAGATAACCCATTGCCTGCCAGATTTTCTTGGAAGTTTGACCCAAGGTTATGAAGCTGGAGCTCCGATGGTCGCTTGACTGAATTCTGGAGGTCTCCACTTTCAGTGTAATGGGGATTTAATATGACTTCATAACTTTTTGAAGGTTGAACAAGCATTCCATTATATTCCGAATCTGCAGGTGGCAAGCTCATTTTTGGAGAAATGACATGTTGCATTTCCGTGAGCTCAGGAGCACAAAGGTTCAGCTCATCTTGTTTAGGCAGGTTCTGCTGCTCCACACCAGTTGAATAAAAGACATCGTTCAGTGGCTTTACAGCAAGAGTGCTAATGGGTGCAGCCATGTCTGGTACCTGGCCAGCAGGCAAATTCAGAGGCTggcaatgaaatgaaacagtGCCTTCGCTATGGAACACTCCACTGTCTGGAAAGTTCTGCACACCTTTGGCCGAATGCAAAAATTCAATATGCCCCTTGTTCGAGTCTCGAGTTGAAGCAGGGCACGGTACAGGTATTGGGCAAGAGGATGCAGGCCCCTGCGATGCTTGATCTCCTGGTGAAGCAGCATGTGCCTGTTCATTTTGCAAGCCTGAAGGAGGATGCTTAGCATCCTTATGGTCCAGTCTATCGGCGACCTTTGTAGAGCCACTTCCGAATGAATTTGGGGCCCAGGTGTTTTGAAATGATGCAAGCTTCTCCCGTGCACACCAGCTACAGTCTGGAGGGTCTTTTCCCTTCACAATAATGTCTACGCTGAGTTGCTGTATAAGTGTCTGGATGGCAGAGACATATTTAATCATTGACTGTGAGCAGGAATTACAGAGGGGTGGCTCTCGCAAATGCAGAGGCTGCTTCCTTTGAGCACTCAGCATTTTTATGTAATAGTCATTAAAATCATCAGATGCAAGCTGAGAGTGCCGAACACACTGCTTTCTATCATCCTGGTATACACCTAGATTTACATCTTGTGGATTTGTACTTGACCTGTATCTATTTGACTGACTAGCAACTATCGCTCTAGATATGTCCGCCTGCAAGTCAGGAACATTGGGAAATACAGGACAAGGATAAGATGGCTCCGTAGCCTGTGGACCTTGGCGTGACCTCTTAGCCATGTCATTTGCCATAGGGTCATTGCTTATGCTACCTTCTAAAGAGAAGCTCTCAAGTTCCAAGCCATCACTGGACTTTGGATCTGTGCTGGTGTAGGTGAAGGAAACTGTACTGGGCATTGTATTATCTTCATTTCCTACTGCTGCCTCAGCTGGTGCTGCCTTCACCGACTCATGAGCTGTACTACTTAAATTATCACAGTGGAGATTGGAAGCTGGGGTATCAGTGAGGGAGTGAAGGTCATCTTCAACCACTAAAGGTGCCGGTAGGTCCACCTGGTTGATTCCCTTTTGATGAGGTTGCCATCGTTCAAACCTAAAATGAGCAGCAATATTTACACCATTACTTTCCTTTGTAGTACTTCTTACAAAACTCAATATGCCTAAGGCACATCAGTGACCATAATTTTATGCTTGCCCCTAATTTAGCAGCAGTCATGTGTGCATCCACTGTATAAAAGAACTCAACAGAGGCTAGAAACTAAAGTACAGATGGCACAATTACCAGCAAGAAGTTCAGATCTGGTAGTCTGCTCATCAAACGTTACTCGAATCCAAATTAAGCATCACGTAAGAAATGAGCAGACTTCTGCATTTTTAAGCAAAGCAAACAGCTCAGTGCTACTATAATGGACAAGCAGTATAGTACAAAAGACAGTatttgaacgaaaaaaccagtcaaaaacacaaaggacaagaggagaggatcgcaccacaacgactggactatcaactgagctttattagaatcggtgtagtcccagcaaggccagcagactACACTGACtacttgctgggactacaccgattctaataaagctcagttgatagtccagtcgttgtggtgtgattctctcctcttgtcctttgtgtttttgactggttttttcgttcaagtatgtaccaactggcccagatttcaacccttcgcAAGACAGCGCAAGAGCGCAAGACAGTAATTCACAAATTCCTGTGATGTAACTACCAAAAGTACATTCTTAAATTAAGTGGACTGCCAGTACACTGCGCATGTAAAGGAACTCCTGCTATCacaataacttttctttttgcaattATTTTTTCCCAAAATTTTGTCCAAATTCTATGTAATAACATATTCGTGGCATGCACTGACCACTACACACAGTAAGGGACAAATTTTGCTACACTATGACCAAACAAACTATCAGCTGGAATTTAAGTTTAACGTGAAGGTtcacaagcgaaaaaaaaaaagttccatgCACGTGCTCATTTCCTGTGCTACATGCATGTGGTGACACTGACTGTGACAGCACTATATGGCTACTCAGTTCACTTACTACATTACTGTTTGTCCAATACCTCAGTCTACTCGTCCGTAATCTGTGTTTGTACAGAGTTTGACAGATGCTGCTTCTCTGAACATGGCAATCTATGGAAGCAACAATTCAACTGAGCCAATGACAACGATAGTCAGTCACAACTGCTGACGGCATTCTGATCAAGTCTATATAAGAATTGCGGGCAGGCTACCTGCAGCAGATACCTCATTGTGAGGACATCACGGTGGCAGGAAAGCTCAAAGTTGTACAATATCCTGGAGCAATGGCATTACAGAGGAAGTGCTCTGCACAGTTCAAGGGTAGCGAGAGCAAGGCCCCACGCACGAACCAAGATTAAGCATGATGGTTCCAAAGGATGCGAGGGAAACGAGCACATTTGGCAGCAGTGAGAAAAGTGCAGGAATTCTCAAAGAGGAAAGCGGCTGCCAGTTCAGGGAGCACACAACAGAAGTGTAAAAGAGGTCATGGCAGCAGTGCCATGGGCAAAAACTGTTGGATCAGTCATATACTGCTGTCACACTAAAAAGTGGTGCTGGGGTGCTGAAATGTATACAACTATGCGTCAGAACAGTAATCCATCAATAAATAAACCACTTATTCGTTAGCATAGCTCATTAATCTAAGTGGGAAAGACGGTGGCAAAGTAGCAGTTATAACAGAAATTAGAGAAAAGTAAAAGCTTTCTGCATGTCAAATGatcacatattaaaaaaaaaattccagcatGCTTGCAAATTATGCTCAAACACTCCACTCTTACGGAGAAAAAGTTCGCCCAATATATTAGCTAGAAGACAAACTTAAGTTAAACTTGTGTAGCTGCGATTGTCGCAGTAGATCAAGAAACCGCATATTCGGTGATGCTTGGGTGCTGGCCGGTCAACAATGTGGCTCTGGTGTGAACCAACTAGCAAAACAACCCAAGTAGTGGTACGGCTCGGTCGTGTGACCTGGCTTCCTCTAGCCCCATAAAGTCAATGGCAATTTAAGCAAGCCTGTCATTAGTTGCTGCGGGCATGTCCTATTGCATCGCTCAGCAACATTCTGGAAAGAAAATGCCTAGGATTGTTTCTCGATAGACAGCGTCAATGGTACAGCCCTGATGCGGAGTCTGTTACATTTAATGTTTGAAGTTCGCCCCCCAACGCCAGTTTTCAAGGAGTACACTTGTTTGCAACGAGTTTAAGGGCCATTAATCTCTTTTtccaaattcaagggttttcaaggacgTGTACGAAACTTGTTTACATGTTCTTAACAGGCATCCGCTTAATGTGAAGAAAACAGATATCCCAACCTGGTTCCCAACTACTATAAAATGGCACAATGAAGATGAGAACAAAATATACACATTCTATGCATGTGTGTGCTGTTTTCCTTGTCTTCTTTTCATTGTTTTATAATTAGTTTGTGCATGCCTTGCAAAACTATGCACTCTCATTTATTCAGTTTAATGCAAGTCTGGTTGAGTGGATGGCTTCTAGAGGGTGCTTCATGCACATACAAACCGTGCAGCACATAAAGTAATCACAAACTTGCCATAAACCAAGTGTCAATTCATGCATTGTATTAAAGCCAGCCAAAATACAGTTGCAGGGAAGAGTTGTGTGCATATATAACAGAACATACAACTGCCACTCGATCATCCAAGATGCTTCATCAACTCTGCCTAGAGGAGAGAGCGCATATTGTTAACCCGGCGACCAACACGGCTACTCATCTGCAAAGGTAAAAATAGACCACCGTAATCGGAAGAAAAATATacagagaaaagcaaaaattacaACCATTTATAGTGTGAAGGTATAAAAGTGAGCGGCAGTTTTCTTAAGTGCGACAACTATTCGCATCTCTAAAGCGCGAGAGGGCATTCCATTAGGCTGGCGTGACGCTCTGCTGACTGGCCGCACCATCGGTTACGAACGGCCAGTGTAGAGGAGGCGCTTGAACGACACGATGTGTTTACGACTACCAACCGACAAGATAAACGTAATCGCGCTACAATCTAGATGCCCACGGAACAAGCCTTCACACGTCTGACCTCGAAGCattgacaagaaaaaagaagttgaAAACCACAGAGGCCCGCCCAACAACAGTGTTGATCAGCCAAGCCCTGTGACGGAAAACTAAATGAGCATTGCCGCGCCCATCTGTCATTACATCAAGCATAGCTTCTTCCAAGAAACCCATGCAACGTTCGAAATCGAAAAGATCGCACGCAGCGCGGTGCCCCGCGGTGCAGTCGCGAGTGGGCCATAGAGTGGGCGGCGAAAACTGCGCTACCTGCGACCAGACTCCTCACTGTCTGGGCGGGCGCTTCAAACAGGTTTTCCGAGCCTCCAGAGCAAGCGAACTTGTTTCGTCGTCGTTTCAACAAAAGGATAACTAAAGAGAGAAAGGCATCGGGATGTATAACCGTTATTAGTACGCACTTTAGACGCCTACATCACATTTTAACGCAAAACCAAGGGAACTCACAAACGTGGAAAAAGCAGATCATCGGTGCTGGACGACATCGACGGATAAGATTTGCTGCCACTTGTGACACAATCGAAAGTCGGAATAGTGaacataagtaaaaaaaaaaaaaaaggcgtcagtGCTGCGATGGCAACCACGGATCTTTCGATCTCGCCGTAGTGTGCAAAAATATTTGCGTTTCACTGAACACGAGTTTTAAATACGATAGCAGCTTGCGGCGTATTGGCATGCCAGTAAATAAACAAAACTAACATCGAAATGTAGCACCCGATGTTATGGCACGCAGCACACAAACAGCGGCGTTCGAAGGCTTGCATTGCTTGTTAAGTGACTTGCACAATATAACTAAAGCATGACAGACGTAAGCTAGCTCTTGAACGAACTATAGACAGTACCGCACAATAAGAGAGAATTGCTTTGAGCGAAACTTACTCTGTAGACTCCGAGAATTCAATATTCACCGGCTCTCTCCTCGCAGAGCTCATGCTTGATTAGAGGTTGAATGCGTGATATCCCGCAGTTGTGCTCAATGAATGGTCCACAATATTGAAAATTTTAACGTCGACGCAGCCGTGGAACTCATAACTCCCGCGTCATGCTCGAATGTAACCCCGGCGTAAACGGCACCCACCGCACCGGCAGCGGTATTGGGGTGTTTTCGGATGCTTAGCCGACCGCTCGTGATTAATCCGCGTCAAGCCCTTTCACCTGTTCCTACCACAATTAAAGTAATAGTCAATATAACAAGCACACACTCAGCAAAAGattaattaataattttacaCATTTTAACGCACTTTGCAAAATTAACTATGCATCGAACTTAACAGAATCACTACTATCTCAATGGACTACATGCTGCCGCGGAAGACGAGCCAATGGACGAGCACAACCAAAGTACAGTGGCTACAAGGGGGAAGTGTGAGGAGCGCGCCGCTCGCCGTATGCGGTCCACTGAGGCCTTTGAGGAGGATCCGACAGGCGGCGCTCGACGACGTTTGCACGTCAGTCGATGGGCAAGGCGCGGTGGCATACGCTGGCGTGAGCTGTGCTGCACGTGTTTCTCTCGGCTTTGCCGGCAGTTGTGTGAGTTATTTCTTGTGCGCTGTATGTGTGGTGATGCCCAGAAAACAGAGCCACTGTTTTGTGCCTGGGTGCACTACTGGCTACAAATCGTGCAAGATGAAACTGTCGCTGTTTGGTGTACCCAAGAATGAACTGGCGTTGGCGCAGTGGCAGCGGGCTATACCGCGTGCTGACAAACAACTCGAGAAGAACTCTGCGGTGTGCGAGCTTCATTTCGACACAAGGTACATTTCAAGGTACTTTGAGCACACAGTGAATGGAGAGCTCGTCCGAATCGAAAGAAGCAGGCCTCTGTTGCTTCCTGGAGCTGTGCCCACGCTTTTCCCAAACCTACCAAAGTATTTATCGAAGCAACTGCCGCCTGACAGGAAGCGGCCCGCAAAGCCTGAACCCACAGCTCCAGCCAAGAAGAAATGTGCAGAAGACAGTGCCGTTTCTGTGAGTGTGGGCTTCGAGGAGGTTCCGTACTGCACAGCTTCGTTTCAGGACCTCACTTTACCGTCGTGTTCGTGGGGCATGCACACGTTGAACCCTTCGCCGTTGACTGTGGCTTACAGTGTGTGCAAACCAGGGAAGGATAAACGGGTCCTATATGCAAGCAAGCTGGTTGTGTTTTCACAAGAAGCGAACTGTGTGAAACAAGATGTTTTTTTAAAGGGAGTGCGCCAGTCGGGGCTGTCATCCACCGATCCTACATCTCTTTTGAAAGAGGTCGACAGCATGGAAGTCTGTGTTGGAGCCGGCACAGTCGATGAATTTCCGTTTGCGTTGGGAAGCAAGAAATTTCACTTTTTTGACGCAATCATTTCAAGCATAAAGTGTCGTGGTGTAGCGCATGACAGTAGGCCATGTGTGATGTGCAAGCATCTAAGAAAAGCTCTTTTGAACCAGCGATCAAAAAAGCGTCGTAGCCAGAATTCAGCTCCCAGACTCTCAAGGAAGAAAAAACTTCAAACGCAAACTGTTCGGCGACTCAAGGCCAAGTTGTCAGTCTACACACAAACCATCAAGGATCTTGAGAGGCAGAGTGTAGAACTGGAAGAGAGCGTCCTGGAAGACAGATTAAAAGCTCTTCCACCTAAGCAAAGGCTCGCGGTACTGCAGTGTTTTCAGGCAGCTCGTCGCAAATCACTGAGAGGGATGAAATACAACCCAGATTGGCTACTCGAGTGCATTATAATGCGCATGAAGAGTCCAAGACTCTACGAGCACGTCAGAAGAGAGGGAATACTAACACTCCCGAACAGAACCTGCTTGAAGACATATATGCGGAAGTATAAGAGCGGGTTTGGCTTCAACTCCCTTGTGCTTGCAGGGATTGGCAAGAAAACGAAGACCATGGATGAATTCAGGTGCCACGGTGGCCTGATAATAGATGAGATGAAACTGTCGGAGTGTTTCAGTGTAGTTGGAGGGGGAAAGATTGAGGGACTTGTGGACTTAGGAAAATTCACCCCCGAAAGTGAGAAACATGTGCCTTGTGATCACGGTCTAGTGGTCATGTTTCAACCTCTAAGCGGTTCTTGGCATCAAATACTTGGTGTTTTTGCCTCAAGGGGCAATGTGAAGGCAGCTCTGTTGTCGAAAATCGTCCTAGAAGCTGTGATTCTTGCCGAAAAAGCTGGCCTGAAGGTTGATTTTGTGACAGCTGATGGCGCTTCATGGAACCGCTCTATGTGGCGCATATTTGGAATATCTGGTTCCTCGAGCTGTGTGAAGTCGTCGGTTGCTCATCCTGTTGATAAAGAAAGACGTCTTTTTTTTATGTCAGATTTTCCCCACTTGATAAAATGCGTAAGGAACGGTTTCCTGAAGTGCTTCTACAAAACTCCGGATGGTGCTGCCTACATTGAGCACATCAGGGTGGCACACGAGGAAGATAAATGTGCAGTCACCCTCAAGGTCATGCCAAAAATTAGTGCATGCCACGTGAAGCCCAATAATTTTGAGAAAATGAGGGTGAACTTAGCATTCCAACTTTTCAGCTCAGAAGTCGTTCGTGGCCTTTTCTTTTACAAGAATGAAATTCAAAGGAATTGGGGTGACCCAGCAGCAACTGAGGCATTTGTCAGCACAATGGCCAAGCTAATAGAGGCGATGACAGCACGTATTCCATCCGAAGCTCTAAGACTTGGGTCCATTCAAGAGAAAAACATCAAAGATTTCATCGAGTACCTTAACAAATGGGAAAGATCCTTGGCACCTTCCAGAGTAGGTTTTTTGTCAGCAAGCACAGCTGAAGGACTGAGGGTTACCCTCCATGCAACATTAGATCTGTTAAAGTATGTCCATGACAAGCTTGGGTACAAGTACTTGCTGACAAGCCGCCTTTGTCAGGATAGCCTGGAAAAACTGTTTGGCGTCATACGTCAGTTTTCCGGCTGTAATGACCACCCCAACGCAACCCAGTTCCTCATCACTGTTAATTGCCTAAGTTTTTATAACTTAGTGAAAGCGCCGAGCAGCGGAAACTGTGAAGGAGGCACCCTGCAGTTTTTGCTGGGTGAGAAGGAAGCAGGCGGTGAAGTGGATGAACTTCTTGACAGAGGACAGATAGAAGATGCTTCACAAAGGCTCCAGAAATCTGAGCTTCTCTCTGACCATGTGTACAATGAAAAAACGAGCGACAGCCGCCTGGTGTTTTACATTGCAGGGTATGTTGCACGAAAGACCATCCTGAAAACTCACTGCAAAGACTGTTTTGATCAGCTTCTCGTGAATCCGGAGAATGCTAACAAAGAACTCTCGACATTTACCAAATTTTGTGACAAAGGTGGTCTGCTCTACCCATCCCACGAACTTTTCTCGTTTGTAGAGGCGTTAGAACTCACCTTTTCTATGTGGTTTAGCAACAACCAACTGCACTATGACAGCCTTGATCAGCTGACATGCTGTCTCAGGAAGAACAATGTCTTGATTGGCTGTGAACTTCATGGGCTGAGTATTACCAACCACATCACCAAGTTTTTCCTGCTAACACGCCTTCATTTCTACATGAAATCCCTTAACAAAGAGAGGGAATCATcgcgggaaaaaaagaagcacttgaaACTGAGGCGGGTTACCTAAGGACTGTTTGGAAGAGGTTTCACTCCCAAGTACCAGGAAATCATTTTATTTTGCCGCTACCAGAGCAGCTTAGCAAAATAAAGCTTTATTCAGAAATTTTGCGCATTTGAACATGTGGTGCTTTGTCCGAGTACAGCAGAAATCAACCCGTCGCGAAATAATCTACGCTGTTGGGCGATCCAACATGGAAACGGTAAGTCTGCTTTCTCTTGACATTCTGCTCAATTTGGAATTAACTCAGTAATATTTCCGGCTCTCTTGTACAACCAAGTGTCCAGCAGAACCGATTTCTGTAATATAGTGAGAGCCATGGAAACATGACGAAAGAAAAACTGCGTCCGCCGCGTATAAAACACGCGTTTACCAACGCTGCAGCCGAAGAATCTGACGTGTATGCGCGctgcagcgccatctgccccTTTCCTTCCAAAGCGCTTCGCCTGCCCGGGCGCGCTCCTCACACTTCCCCCTTGTAGCCACTGTAACCAAAGTTAAATAGATAAGAGCACGCCATGAAACACACAACTAAATCACTAAATTATTCAAACCTTCAGCGAGTAACGTATTTGATAAATTAATTGTATAACAGAAGTTTGCATTTATATTTGCATGTTCGGTTCGTTCAGACAGGTCAGCGAGTTCAGCCGTATGGTGGCG includes:
- the LOC126547061 gene encoding uncharacterized protein isoform X2 — translated: MSSARREPVNIEFSESTEFERWQPHQKGINQVDLPAPLVVEDDLHSLTDTPASNLHCDNLSSTAHESVKAAPAEAAVGNEDNTMPSTVSFTYTSTDPKSSDGLELESFSLEGSISNDPMANDMAKRSRQGPQATEPSYPCPVFPNVPDLQADISRAIVASQSNRYRSSTNPQDVNLGVYQDDRKQCVRHSQLASDDFNDYYIKMLSAQRKQPLHLREPPLCNSCSQSMIKYVSAIQTLIQQLSVDIIVKGKDPPDCSWCAREKLASFQNTWAPNSFGSGSTKVADRLDHKDAKHPPSGLQNEQAHAASPGDQASQGPASSCPIPVPCPASTRDSNKGHIEFLHSAKGVQNFPDSGVFHSEGTVSFHCQPLNLPAGQVPDMAAPISTLAVKPLNDVFYSTGVEQQNLPKQDELNLCAPELTEMQHVISPKMSLPPADSEYNGMLVQPSKSYEVILNPHYTESGDLQNSVKRPSELQLHNLGSNFQENLAGNGLSLAEHGGPRRKQSLSSDWMTDLIQPLIPEPAVPSVRDQAYVTMANSDLSAMLCLVLGNSLWLSRTSRSLVVLVTDGVSHAFRHLLSCVFNVVLSVRSLGTQGTTKLALLEQPDIGVSYTKLHAWRLTQFSKCIFLDAGMLVVQNCDELFERDELSAVPDIGWPDCFNSGLFVYVPSMQTFWDLISFAERQGSFDGGDQGLLNTYFRNWSSDINRRLPFIYNLMANVSYTYKPAFKQFGHNVKVVQFLGGYKPWNVKFHPPTGTLSPAANVHPTYVQFVQFWVQIFVKRVLPLFSSIIQTKVNEQRYTCALDILQHFPSFLVAEPMVYLPAPSLRTHPKPILYLPPGPRIAPELPAPDTYPSDTTAAGTESGVSEVAAVPEDGVECDTNSAAIPVAHSEHTVPTEKDLPKHIPVEVDDNCNYLPEASVEPTAVDDLSGMLAWEQGRADYMGEHCSDNIMAKLDELIGPGVQAK
- the LOC126547061 gene encoding uncharacterized protein isoform X1 gives rise to the protein MFTIPTFDCVTSGSKSYPSMSSSTDDLLFPRLFERWQPHQKGINQVDLPAPLVVEDDLHSLTDTPASNLHCDNLSSTAHESVKAAPAEAAVGNEDNTMPSTVSFTYTSTDPKSSDGLELESFSLEGSISNDPMANDMAKRSRQGPQATEPSYPCPVFPNVPDLQADISRAIVASQSNRYRSSTNPQDVNLGVYQDDRKQCVRHSQLASDDFNDYYIKMLSAQRKQPLHLREPPLCNSCSQSMIKYVSAIQTLIQQLSVDIIVKGKDPPDCSWCAREKLASFQNTWAPNSFGSGSTKVADRLDHKDAKHPPSGLQNEQAHAASPGDQASQGPASSCPIPVPCPASTRDSNKGHIEFLHSAKGVQNFPDSGVFHSEGTVSFHCQPLNLPAGQVPDMAAPISTLAVKPLNDVFYSTGVEQQNLPKQDELNLCAPELTEMQHVISPKMSLPPADSEYNGMLVQPSKSYEVILNPHYTESGDLQNSVKRPSELQLHNLGSNFQENLAGNGLSLAEHGGPRRKQSLSSDWMTDLIQPLIPEPAVPSVRDQAYVTMANSDLSAMLCLVLGNSLWLSRTSRSLVVLVTDGVSHAFRHLLSCVFNVVLSVRSLGTQGTTKLALLEQPDIGVSYTKLHAWRLTQFSKCIFLDAGMLVVQNCDELFERDELSAVPDIGWPDCFNSGLFVYVPSMQTFWDLISFAERQGSFDGGDQGLLNTYFRNWSSDINRRLPFIYNLMANVSYTYKPAFKQFGHNVKVVQFLGGYKPWNVKFHPPTGTLSPAANVHPTYVQFVQFWVQIFVKRVLPLFSSIIQTKVNEQRYTCALDILQHFPSFLVAEPMVYLPAPSLRTHPKPILYLPPGPRIAPELPAPDTYPSDTTAAGTESGVSEVAAVPEDGVECDTNSAAIPVAHSEHTVPTEKDLPKHIPVEVDDNCNYLPEASVEPTAVDDLSGMLAWEQGRADYMGEHCSDNIMAKLDELIGPGVQAK